A window of Mucilaginibacter sp. PAMC 26640 contains these coding sequences:
- the glyA gene encoding serine hydroxymethyltransferase (catalyzes the reaction of glycine with 5,10-methylenetetrahydrofolate to form L-serine and tetrahydrofolate): MKRDKLIFKLLDEEQQRQEEGIELIASENFVSKQVMEAAGSVATNKYAEGLPGKRYYGGCEVVDEIETIAIERAKQLFNAEWANVQPHSGAQANAAVMLACLQPGDKILGFDLSHGGHLTHGSAVNFSGKLYQPFFYGVKKDTGYVDYEQLKEVALREKPKLIICGASAYSRDWDYEFIRAVADEIGALVLADISHPAGLIARGLLRDPLPHCHIVTTTTHKTLRGPRGGLILLGKDFENPWGLKTPKGEVRMMSALLDMAVFPGTQGGPLEHIIAAKAIAFGEALSDSYMKYILQVKLNGAAMAKAFVDRGYDIISGGTDNHLMLIDLRNKNISGKAAEKALVAADITANKNMVPYDDKSPFVTSGIRVGTAAITTRGLKEKHMDTIVELIDMVINDPENETTLKKVRKRVHKMMEDHPLYRDKHLD, encoded by the coding sequence ATGAAAAGAGATAAACTAATATTCAAATTACTCGACGAAGAACAACAGCGCCAGGAGGAAGGCATAGAGCTGATTGCATCAGAAAATTTTGTTAGCAAGCAGGTAATGGAAGCGGCAGGCTCTGTTGCGACCAACAAATATGCCGAAGGCTTACCCGGTAAACGCTATTATGGCGGCTGCGAAGTGGTTGACGAAATAGAGACCATTGCTATTGAGCGCGCTAAACAACTTTTTAATGCCGAGTGGGCCAATGTGCAGCCACATAGCGGTGCACAGGCAAACGCAGCGGTTATGCTGGCCTGTTTACAGCCGGGCGATAAGATATTAGGCTTTGACCTTTCTCATGGCGGGCATTTAACGCACGGCTCGGCAGTAAATTTTTCTGGTAAATTGTACCAGCCATTTTTTTACGGGGTTAAAAAAGATACCGGTTACGTTGATTATGAGCAGCTTAAGGAAGTTGCCCTGCGCGAAAAACCAAAATTGATCATCTGTGGTGCATCTGCTTACTCGCGCGATTGGGATTACGAATTTATCCGCGCAGTAGCTGATGAAATTGGTGCGTTGGTGCTGGCAGATATCTCACACCCTGCCGGCCTGATTGCCCGCGGATTACTAAGAGATCCGCTACCACATTGCCATATTGTTACTACCACTACCCATAAAACCTTGCGCGGCCCGCGTGGCGGCCTTATTTTGCTGGGTAAAGATTTTGAAAACCCATGGGGCTTAAAAACACCAAAGGGAGAAGTAAGAATGATGTCGGCCCTATTGGATATGGCGGTTTTCCCGGGCACACAGGGTGGCCCGCTGGAGCACATTATTGCTGCTAAGGCTATTGCTTTTGGCGAGGCCCTGAGCGATAGCTACATGAAATATATTTTACAGGTAAAGCTGAATGGCGCGGCCATGGCCAAGGCTTTTGTAGACCGGGGATATGACATCATATCTGGCGGTACCGATAACCATTTGATGCTGATAGATCTGCGTAATAAAAACATTAGCGGTAAAGCTGCAGAAAAAGCATTGGTTGCTGCCGATATAACCGCAAACAAAAACATGGTGCCTTACGATGATAAGTCGCCGTTTGTTACTTCAGGTATCCGGGTGGGTACCGCAGCGATAACAACCCGCGGTTTAAAAGAAAAACACATGGATACCATTGTTGAGTTGATTGACATGGTAATTAACGACCCCGAAAATGAAACTACTTTAAAGAAAGTACGTAAAAGGGTACATAAGATGATGGAAGACCATCCTCTTTACCGTGATAAACATCTCGACTAA